Sequence from the Mycobacterium florentinum genome:
CGACGCGCTGCTGGCCGAGAAGGCGGCGGGGCCGCGACGGCTGCTGCGGGGTCTGCGGATGGTGGGCCGCGGCGTGTTGCGGCCCGGGCTGACGGTGCTTGCCGGGGATAAACCGGTCGGGCTCACCACATCCGGGACGTTTTCGCCGACGTTGCAGGCCGGCATCGCGCTGGCGCTGATCGACACCGATGCCGGTGTCGAAGACGGCCGGCAAGTCACCGTCGACGTGCGCGGCCGCGCCGCGGAGTGCGAGGTCGTACGCCCGCCGTTCGTCGAGCTGAAAACCCGCTAGCCGCCGCCCGTTTACGCGGGAAAAACCCATTGGCACGCACATATACAATCGGCGCATGACGAGCGGCCTTCTCGAGTTCACCGTTCAACGCGCGTCTAATCCCGCGAGTGGCGCAGAACGGGACTCCATCCTGGCCGACCCCGGTTTCGGCAAATTCTTCACCGACCACATGGTTTCGGTCGACTACGACGAGGGCCAGGGCTGGCACAACGCGCGGGTTATTCCGTACGGCCCGATCCAGCTGGATCCGTCGGCGATCGTGCTGCACTACGCACAGGAAGTGTTCGAGGGACTCAAGGCTTACCGCTGGGCCGACGGCTCGGTGGTGTCATTTCGCCCGGACGCCAACGCCGCCCGGATGCGCGCGTCGGCCCGGCGGCTCGCGATCCCCGAGCTGCCCGAGGAGATCTTCCTCGAGTCCCTGCGCCAGCTCATCGCCGTGGACAACGCATGGGTGCCCAAGGCGGGCGGCGAAGAAGCGCTGTATCTGCGGCCTTTCGTCTTCGCGACCGAACCCGGGCTGGGAGTACGTCCCGCCAAGCGATACCGGTACCTGCTGATCGGTTCACCGGCGGGCGCGTACTTCAAAAACGGCATCAACCCCGTCGACGTCTGGGTGTCAAAGGATTACGTGCGGGCCTGCCCCGGCGGTAC
This genomic interval carries:
- a CDS encoding branched-chain amino acid aminotransferase — protein: MTSGLLEFTVQRASNPASGAERDSILADPGFGKFFTDHMVSVDYDEGQGWHNARVIPYGPIQLDPSAIVLHYAQEVFEGLKAYRWADGSVVSFRPDANAARMRASARRLAIPELPEEIFLESLRQLIAVDNAWVPKAGGEEALYLRPFVFATEPGLGVRPAKRYRYLLIGSPAGAYFKNGINPVDVWVSKDYVRACPGGTGAAKFGGNYAASLVAQAEAAENGCDQVVWLDAVERRFVEEMGGMNLFFVFGSGGTSRLVTPELSGSLLPGITRDSLLQLALDAGFTVEERKIDIGEWQKKAAAGEITEVFACGTAAVITPVGRVKHADSEFTIGDGRPGEVTMALRNTLTRIQRGTFADTHGWMTRLG